One genomic region from Ovis canadensis isolate MfBH-ARS-UI-01 breed Bighorn chromosome 6, ARS-UI_OviCan_v2, whole genome shotgun sequence encodes:
- the NICOL1 gene encoding NELL2-interacting cell ontogeny regulator 1 — MAPLPPCGPPRSPPPRRLLLLLLLVLSATLLGAQARAEPAAGNAVPAQSRPCVDCHAFEFMQRALQDLRKTAYSLDARTESLLLQAERRALCACWPAGR; from the exons ATGGCCCCCCTGCCGCCGTGCGGACCCCCGAGGTCGCCGCCGCcgcggcggctgctgctgctgctgctgctggtgctgagcGCCacgctgctgggcgcccaggcccGCGCCGAGCCCGCCGCCGGGAACGCCGTCCCCGCGCAGA GCCGCCCGTGCGTGGACTGCCACGCTTTCGAGTTCATGCAGCGCGCCCTGCAGGACCTGCGCAAGACGGCCTACAGCCTGGACGCTCGG ACGGAGAGCCTCCTGCTGCAGGCCGAACGCCGGGCCCTGTGTGCCTGCTGGCCGGCCGGGCGCTGA